One Misgurnus anguillicaudatus chromosome 19, ASM2758022v2, whole genome shotgun sequence genomic region harbors:
- the tob1a gene encoding protein Tob1a, protein MQLEIQVALNFIISYLYNKLPRRRVNIFGEELERQLKQKYEGHWYPDKPYKGSGFRCIHVGEKVDPVVEQAAKESGLCIEDVRNNLPQDLSVWIDPFEVSYQIGEKGPVKVLYVDDSNDNGLELDKEIKNSFNPEAQVFMPISEPVGMSPTSSSPSPPFGQSAAVSPTFIRRSTQPLTFTTATFAATKFGSTKMKTNGRSAGGKVARSSPTNLGLNVNNLLKQKAMSTSMHSLYGVGLGGQQQKPSALSPNAKEFVFPSLQGQGSPSAMFPGETSLNLSPLPYNNAFDVFAAYGGLNEKSLMDSLNINIQYSNQQFQPVMAN, encoded by the coding sequence ATGCAGCTCGAAATCCAAGTAGCTCTCAACTTCATCATTTCGTACCTGTACAATAAGCTGCCCAGACGGCGCGTTAACATTTTCGGCGAGGAGCTTGAGCGGCAGCTGAAACAGAAATACGAGGGACATTGGTACCCAGACAAGCCATACAAAGGATCTGGATTCAGGTGTATACACGTCGGTGAGAAAGTGGACCCAGTTGTCGAGCAAGCAGCCAAAGAAAGCGGGTTGTGCATTGAGGATGTCCGCAACAACCTGCCTCAGGACCTCAGCGTGTGGATCGATCCTTTCGAGGTATCTTATCAGATTGGGGAGAAGGGACCTGTGAAGGTGCTCTACGTGGACGACAGTAATGACAACGGGCTGGAGTTGGACAAGGAGATCAAGAACAGCTTTAACCCAGAGGCCCAGGTCTTCATGCCGATTAGCGAACCCGTAGGCATGTCCCCGACCTCCAGCTCGCCGTCCCCTCCGTTCGGCCAGTCTGCGGCGGTCAGCCCCACCTTCATCCGTCGTTCCACGCAACCTTTGACCTTCACCACTGCCACCTTCGCTGCCACCAAGTTCGGCTCCACTAAAATGAAAACCAACGGGCGGAGCGCCGGCGGCAAGGTGGCCCGGAGCTCCCCCACCAACCTGGGGTTGAATGTAAACAACCTTCTGAAGCAGAAAGCCATGTCCACGTCAATGCATTCTCTATACGGCGTCGGCCTGGGTGGTCAACAGCAGAAGCCCTCTGCCCTTTCTCCGAACGCCAAGGAGTTTGTGTTCCCCAGCCTCCAGGGGCAGGGCAGTCCAAGTGCAATGTTTCCTGGGGAGACCTCCCTTAATCTCAGCCCTCTGCCGTACAATAATGCCTTTGATGTGTTTGCAGCCTATGGGGGCCTTAATGAGAAATCCCTCATGGAcagtctaaacataaacattCAGTATTCTAACCAGCAATTCCAGCCAGTGATGGCCAACTAG